A genomic segment from Streptomyces sp. NBC_00654 encodes:
- a CDS encoding NCS2 family permease — protein sequence MTQQSVEPGTGAEDAGSGSRVPAGRSWLDRYFHISERGSTVAREVRGGVTTFMAMAYILLLNPLILGGKDVDGNLLSQPGLITATALAAAATTLLMGFVGKVPLALAAGLSVSGVLSSQVAPNMTWPQAMGMCVIYGVVICLLVVTGLREMIMNAIPLALKHGITMGIGLFIALIGLYKAGFVHQGRATPVSLGPAGELSGWPVLIFCVTLLLIFMLQARDIPGAILIGIVVGTVIAIAVNAIADIDAKSWSSGPPELNGSAVSAPDFSLFGDVEFGGWGDVGVMTVGMIVFTLVLAGFFDAMATIIGVGTEAGLADDKGRMPGLSKALFIDGAGGAIGGVAGGSGQTVFVESATGVGEGARTGFASVITGLFFAACLFFTPLTAIVPTEVASAALVVIGAMMMQNARHVDWGDRSVAIPVFLTVVLMPFTYTITTGVAAGVISYAAIKLAQGRAREVGAFMWGLTVIFIVYFALNPIESWLGIH from the coding sequence ATGACCCAGCAGTCAGTCGAGCCCGGGACCGGTGCGGAGGACGCGGGCTCCGGCTCGCGCGTCCCCGCCGGAAGATCTTGGCTCGACCGGTACTTCCACATATCCGAACGAGGATCCACGGTCGCGCGCGAGGTGCGCGGCGGCGTCACGACCTTCATGGCCATGGCGTACATCCTCCTGCTCAACCCGCTGATCCTCGGTGGCAAGGACGTCGACGGCAACCTCCTCAGCCAGCCCGGCCTGATCACCGCGACCGCGCTCGCGGCGGCCGCCACCACCCTGCTGATGGGCTTCGTCGGCAAGGTCCCGCTGGCGCTCGCCGCCGGACTGAGCGTCTCCGGCGTGCTGTCCTCGCAGGTCGCGCCCAATATGACCTGGCCGCAGGCCATGGGCATGTGTGTGATCTACGGTGTGGTGATCTGCCTCCTGGTGGTCACCGGACTGCGCGAAATGATCATGAACGCGATCCCGCTCGCGCTCAAGCACGGCATCACCATGGGGATCGGGCTCTTCATCGCCCTCATCGGCCTCTACAAGGCCGGCTTCGTCCACCAGGGCAGGGCGACCCCGGTATCGCTCGGCCCGGCCGGTGAACTCTCCGGCTGGCCCGTACTCATCTTCTGCGTGACCCTGCTGCTGATTTTCATGCTCCAGGCCCGCGACATCCCCGGCGCGATCCTGATCGGCATCGTCGTCGGCACCGTGATCGCCATCGCCGTCAACGCGATCGCCGACATCGACGCCAAGTCCTGGAGCAGCGGCCCGCCGGAGCTGAACGGCAGCGCGGTCTCCGCACCCGACTTCTCGCTCTTCGGGGACGTCGAGTTCGGCGGCTGGGGCGATGTCGGGGTGATGACCGTCGGCATGATCGTCTTCACCCTGGTGCTGGCCGGCTTCTTCGACGCGATGGCCACCATCATCGGAGTCGGTACGGAAGCCGGGCTCGCCGACGACAAGGGCCGGATGCCGGGCCTGTCCAAGGCGCTGTTCATCGACGGTGCGGGCGGCGCGATCGGCGGAGTCGCCGGAGGCTCCGGGCAGACCGTGTTCGTCGAGTCGGCCACCGGGGTCGGCGAGGGGGCCCGGACCGGGTTCGCCTCCGTCATCACCGGACTCTTCTTCGCCGCCTGCCTGTTCTTCACCCCGCTCACCGCGATCGTGCCGACCGAGGTGGCCTCCGCCGCCCTCGTCGTCATCGGCGCGATGATGATGCAGAACGCCCGGCACGTGGACTGGGGCGACCGCTCCGTCGCCATCCCGGTCTTCCTCACCGTGGTCCTGATGCCCTTCACGTACACCATCACCACCGGCGTCGCCGCGGGTGTCATCTCGTACGCCGCCATCAAGCTCGCCCAGGGCAGGGCCCGCGAGGTCGGGGCCTTCATGTGGGGCCTGACCGTGATCTTCATCGTGTACTTCGCCCTCAACCCGATCGAGAGCTGGCTGGGCATCCACTGA
- a CDS encoding xanthine dehydrogenase family protein molybdopterin-binding subunit: protein MTPHPRAATVPAGTPIKITQGSPTKGGIGESTLRPDGTLKVTGEFAYSSDMWHEDMLWGHTLRSTVAHAEIRSIDIGEAVAMPGVHAVLTYDDLPAAMKNYGLEIQDTPVLAHGKVRHHGEPVALVAADHPETARRAAARIRIDYAELPVITDEASATAPGAVLVHEGREDHHVGHVPHPNIVHRQPIIRGDADEAAKRADVIVTGDYTFGMQDQAFLGPESGLAVPSEDGGVELYVATQWLHSDLRQIAPVLGLPEDKVRMTLSGVGGAFGGREDLSMQIHACLLALRTGKPVKIVYNRFESFFGHVHRHPAKLHYEHGATKDGKLTHMKCRIVLDGGAYASASPAVVGNASSLSAGPYAIEDVDIEAIALYTNNPPCGAMRGFGAVQACFAYEAQMDKLAAKLDMDPVEFRRINAMEQGTLLPTGQPCDSPAPVAELLRRVKSRPMPPAQQWLSADAAGSSVDVRALPGGLSNTTHGEGVVRGVGYAVGLKNVGFSEGFDDYSTARVRMEVINGEPVATVHTAMAEVGQGGVTVHAQIARTELGVSQVTIHPADTRVGSAGSTSASRQTYVTGGAVKNSCEAVREQVLELGRRKFGTYHPAWATAELLLEGGKVVTDGGEVLADVADVLGTEAIDIELEWRHRPTEAFDLRTGQGNGHVQYSFAAHRAVVEVDTELGLVKVIELACAQDVGKALNPLSVIGQIQGGTLQGMGIAVMEEIIVDPKTAKVRNPSFTDYLLPTILDTPTIPVDVLELADDHAPYGLRGVGEAPTLSSTPAVLAAIRNATGLELNRTPVRPEHLTGA from the coding sequence ATGACGCCGCATCCACGAGCCGCCACCGTCCCGGCCGGCACTCCCATCAAGATCACCCAGGGCTCGCCCACCAAGGGCGGCATCGGCGAGTCGACCCTGCGCCCCGACGGCACACTCAAGGTCACCGGAGAGTTCGCGTACTCCTCCGACATGTGGCACGAGGACATGCTGTGGGGCCACACGCTCCGCTCCACCGTCGCGCACGCCGAGATCAGGTCCATCGACATCGGCGAGGCCGTCGCGATGCCCGGTGTCCACGCCGTGCTGACCTACGACGACCTGCCCGCCGCGATGAAGAACTACGGCCTGGAGATCCAGGACACCCCCGTTCTCGCCCACGGCAAGGTCCGCCACCACGGGGAGCCGGTCGCGCTGGTCGCCGCCGACCACCCGGAGACCGCCCGCCGGGCCGCCGCCAGGATCAGGATCGACTACGCCGAACTGCCGGTCATCACGGACGAGGCGTCCGCGACCGCCCCCGGCGCGGTCCTGGTCCACGAGGGCCGCGAGGACCACCACGTCGGCCATGTCCCGCACCCCAACATCGTGCACCGTCAGCCGATCATCCGCGGCGACGCCGACGAGGCCGCGAAGCGGGCCGATGTCATCGTCACGGGCGACTACACCTTCGGCATGCAGGACCAGGCCTTCCTCGGCCCGGAGTCCGGCCTCGCCGTGCCCTCCGAGGACGGTGGCGTCGAACTGTACGTCGCCACCCAGTGGCTGCACTCCGACCTGAGGCAGATCGCCCCCGTCCTCGGCCTGCCCGAGGACAAGGTCCGCATGACGCTCTCCGGCGTCGGCGGCGCCTTCGGCGGCCGCGAGGACCTGTCGATGCAGATCCACGCCTGCCTGCTGGCGCTGCGCACCGGCAAGCCGGTCAAGATCGTCTACAACCGGTTCGAGTCCTTCTTCGGGCATGTCCACCGGCACCCGGCGAAGCTCCACTACGAGCACGGCGCCACCAAGGACGGCAAGCTCACACACATGAAGTGCCGCATCGTCCTGGACGGCGGCGCCTACGCGTCGGCCTCCCCGGCGGTCGTCGGCAACGCCTCCTCGCTCTCGGCCGGCCCGTACGCCATCGAGGACGTCGACATCGAGGCGATCGCGCTCTACACCAACAACCCGCCCTGCGGAGCCATGCGCGGCTTCGGCGCGGTCCAGGCGTGCTTCGCGTACGAGGCACAGATGGACAAGCTCGCGGCGAAGCTGGACATGGACCCCGTGGAGTTCCGCCGGATCAACGCCATGGAGCAGGGCACCCTGCTGCCGACCGGCCAGCCCTGCGACTCCCCGGCCCCGGTCGCCGAGCTGCTGCGCCGGGTCAAGTCCCGGCCGATGCCGCCCGCGCAGCAGTGGCTGTCCGCCGACGCGGCGGGCAGCTCCGTCGACGTCCGCGCCCTGCCCGGTGGACTCTCCAACACCACCCACGGCGAAGGCGTCGTCCGTGGCGTCGGCTACGCGGTCGGCCTGAAGAACGTCGGTTTCTCCGAGGGCTTCGACGACTACTCCACCGCCCGTGTCCGGATGGAGGTCATCAACGGCGAACCGGTCGCCACCGTGCACACCGCGATGGCCGAGGTCGGCCAGGGCGGCGTCACCGTGCACGCACAGATCGCCCGTACCGAACTCGGCGTCAGCCAGGTCACCATCCACCCGGCCGACACCCGGGTCGGCTCGGCCGGATCCACGTCCGCGTCCCGCCAGACGTACGTCACCGGCGGCGCCGTGAAGAATTCCTGCGAAGCCGTCCGGGAACAGGTCCTGGAGCTCGGCCGGCGCAAGTTCGGTACGTACCACCCCGCCTGGGCCACCGCCGAACTCCTGCTGGAGGGCGGCAAGGTCGTCACCGACGGCGGCGAGGTACTGGCCGATGTGGCCGACGTGCTGGGGACCGAGGCGATCGACATCGAGCTGGAGTGGCGCCACCGCCCCACCGAGGCGTTCGACCTGCGCACCGGACAGGGCAACGGCCACGTCCAGTACTCCTTCGCCGCGCACCGCGCCGTCGTCGAGGTCGACACCGAACTCGGCCTCGTCAAGGTCATCGAACTGGCCTGCGCCCAGGACGTCGGCAAGGCACTCAACCCGCTGTCGGTCATCGGCCAGATCCAGGGCGGCACCCTCCAGGGCATGGGCATCGCCGTCATGGAGGAGATCATCGTCGACCCGAAGACCGCGAAGGTGCGCAACCCGTCCTTCACGGACTACCTGCTGCCCACCATCCTGGACACCCCGACGATCCCGGTCGACGTGCTCGAACTGGCCGACGACCACGCCCCGTACGGGCTCCGCGGCGTCGGCGAGGCCCCGACCCTCTCGTCCACCCCGGCCGTCCTCGCGGCGATCCGGAACGCCACGGGTCTGGAGCTCAACAGGACGCCCGTGCGCCCCGAGCACCTCACCGGCGCCTGA
- a CDS encoding XdhC/CoxI family protein, whose translation MLDIAEELHRWVGRGREFAVATVVAVGGSAPRQPGAALAVDRDGTAVGSVSGGCVEGAVYELCQQALDDGRTVREQFGYSDEDAFAVGLTCGGIIDILVTPVRVDDPARPVFAAALAAAAQGAAAAVARVTDGPAGLLGRPLLVRPDGTYEGGLGGHPALDRTAAAEARAMLDAGRTGPLTIGAEGSRCGRPVQLLVESSVPPPRMIVFGAIDFAAALVRAGSFLGYRVTVCDARPVFATRARFPEADEIVVDWPHRYLAATEVDARTVLCVLTHDAKFDVPLLEAALKLPVAYVGAMGSRRTHLERNERLREAGVTEPQLARLRSPIGLDLGARTPEETALSIAAEIVAVRRGGSGVPLTGAHTPIHHEEGSPLVPVV comes from the coding sequence ATGCTGGACATCGCCGAAGAGCTGCACCGGTGGGTCGGGCGGGGACGCGAGTTCGCCGTCGCCACCGTGGTGGCGGTCGGCGGCAGCGCGCCCCGGCAGCCGGGAGCCGCCCTCGCCGTCGACCGCGACGGCACGGCCGTCGGATCGGTCTCCGGGGGATGTGTGGAGGGGGCGGTGTACGAGCTGTGTCAACAGGCCCTCGACGACGGCAGAACCGTCCGGGAGCAGTTCGGCTACAGCGACGAGGATGCCTTCGCGGTCGGTCTGACCTGCGGCGGCATCATCGACATCCTGGTCACACCGGTGCGGGTGGACGATCCCGCCCGCCCGGTGTTCGCCGCCGCGCTGGCGGCCGCCGCTCAGGGGGCGGCGGCCGCTGTCGCCCGCGTCACCGACGGCCCCGCCGGACTTCTCGGCCGCCCGCTCCTCGTGCGCCCCGACGGGACGTACGAGGGCGGGCTCGGCGGTCACCCGGCGCTGGACCGTACGGCAGCCGCCGAGGCCCGCGCCATGCTCGACGCGGGCCGCACCGGGCCGCTCACCATCGGCGCGGAGGGCTCGCGCTGCGGCCGGCCCGTCCAACTGCTCGTCGAGTCGAGCGTTCCGCCTCCCCGCATGATCGTGTTCGGGGCCATCGACTTCGCCGCCGCACTCGTGCGGGCCGGCTCCTTCCTCGGCTACCGGGTCACCGTGTGCGACGCCCGGCCGGTGTTCGCGACCCGGGCGCGCTTCCCGGAGGCCGACGAGATCGTCGTCGACTGGCCGCACCGCTATCTCGCCGCCACCGAGGTGGACGCGCGAACCGTGCTCTGTGTCCTCACCCATGACGCCAAGTTCGACGTACCGCTGCTGGAGGCGGCACTCAAGCTGCCGGTCGCCTACGTCGGCGCGATGGGCTCGCGCCGCACCCACCTGGAGCGCAACGAACGCCTCCGTGAGGCCGGGGTCACCGAGCCCCAGCTGGCCCGGCTGCGCTCACCGATCGGCCTCGACCTCGGTGCCCGTACGCCGGAGGAGACGGCGCTGTCGATCGCCGCCGAGATCGTCGCCGTACGGCGCGGCGGCAGCGGTGTCCCGCTCACCGGCGCCCACACCCCGATCCATCACGAGGAGGGCTCCCCGCTCGTCCCGGTGGTCTGA
- the ureB gene encoding urease subunit beta codes for MIPGEIRTGSGVLKINDTLTQLQLTVVNDGDRPIQVGSHLHFSDANPALSFDRVLAEGFRLDIPSGTSLRFEPGVGADITLVELGGRRRVPGIVVPGTRTTETEAV; via the coding sequence GTGATCCCCGGCGAGATCCGGACCGGATCCGGCGTACTGAAAATCAATGACACGCTTACCCAATTGCAGCTCACCGTAGTGAATGACGGCGACCGGCCCATTCAGGTCGGCTCGCACCTGCATTTCTCCGACGCGAATCCCGCGCTTTCCTTCGACCGTGTTCTCGCCGAGGGATTCCGCCTCGACATCCCGTCGGGCACATCGCTGCGCTTCGAACCCGGCGTCGGCGCCGACATCACGCTCGTCGAGCTCGGCGGCCGCCGCAGGGTGCCCGGCATCGTGGTGCCCGGCACCCGCACCACAGAGACGGAGGCCGTGTGA
- a CDS encoding urease subunit gamma, with translation MFLTPSDTEKLLLSVAGMVARDRRERGVRLNYPEAVALLACWAMERAREGAPVHDLMTAGRTVLTRADVLEGVPEMLHDVQVEATFPDGRKLVTITSPIP, from the coding sequence ATGTTTCTCACTCCGTCCGACACGGAGAAATTGCTGCTGAGCGTCGCCGGAATGGTGGCCCGGGACCGGCGTGAGCGCGGTGTCCGTCTCAACTACCCCGAGGCCGTCGCCCTGCTCGCCTGCTGGGCCATGGAGCGAGCCCGCGAAGGCGCTCCCGTCCACGACCTCATGACCGCGGGCCGCACCGTCCTGACCCGCGCTGACGTGCTCGAAGGTGTCCCCGAGATGCTGCACGACGTCCAGGTCGAGGCGACCTTCCCCGACGGGCGCAAGCTCGTCACGATCACCTCGCCGATTCCGTGA
- a CDS encoding S8 family serine peptidase: MTFSPSSAPGRARPARTGRRALLIATSVALVSGAVLPVAGSAAAAPQPRSAEGRHEARVESHDITLLTGDVVHFVDGPGNQDTVTVDRPEGATGGVHVQQAGEDLYVLPDEATALLAAGKLDRRLFNVSALVKMGYDDSSTGGIPLIATYPASRATSLPAAPRGAKKVRTLESIHGAALKADKDEARSFWSDIVRTEKARSLDNGIAGLWLDGRSEALLKESVPQVNAPQAWAAGFDGKGTKVAVLDTGIDADHPDVKDRIAGSRSFVPGEEVDDKNGHGTHVASTIAGSGAASEGANKGVAPSADLLVGKVLSDEGSGADSGIIEAMEWAKAEGADVVSMSLGSPVPDDGSDPMSQAVNALSADGGPLFVIAAGNAYGAGTIGSPGSAEKALTIAAVDKRDGRADFSSMGPLVRSHGLKPDLSAPGVDINAAASQSVPGIEGMYQSMSGTSMATPHVAGAAAILKQRHPDWSGQRIKDALMSSSKALPGYTPYEQGTGRLDVKAAIDTTVEATGSVAVASYDWPHSPADPVSERTITYRNTGDKDVTLSLATDTDSGAYTLSTSTLTVPAGSTAQAVLSLDPSEAANNTQFSGQVLAKDVAGTVVAHTGFALHKEQELYDLTLELRDRAGKPMDGQVVFAALGDPQLNVVNVSGDTTLRLPPGNYTAWTAAEIDGDRADSKGVAFLAAPETILNKATTVTLDASKARKVGVRTPKETETRQLRYDMARTAPDGTVQRDAYQIPLTYDQLWASPTEKVTEGGFSFLTRWRQGEELIDLTADGHDVPAFVQGGSVVAEDSEQKLTGVFAGNGAAADYKGLNAKGKAVVVNRSGSVTPAERLAAALAAGAKALFVVNDDRGVAMESYAPYGEQTTIPVASVQKTAGETLVKAAQRGKKLSVDQKKFADYVYDLVDRHDGAIPDRSLAFAPSARQLAKVENTFYGHKAALGAGYRYDIPDYGPGVGFEEYESFPGTRTEWVTPLPGDSFWYENHSVLNAEASDRAHEMRSAELDYKAGRTYRDEWFAPVTGPRLGTGYWGPFRTARNDIQFNITPWTDSGEGHSGSMENEYDTTSYGFYQGDKLIRKGAGRAGYAGDLSAEKLPYRLVIDSVRDAGTWKTSTRTHTEWNFVSGALDENGPQQADIPLLQLDYDVDTDLAGDVKAGKWTEVGLEAGTQAWLDGAVKATRASLSVSYDEGASWSAAELRKGSSGEWTAKFRTPKKGAASVSLKVHAEGPGGLAVDQEIIRAFGLK, translated from the coding sequence ATGACATTTTCTCCCTCCTCCGCTCCCGGCAGGGCGAGACCCGCTCGCACGGGACGCAGAGCTCTGCTCATAGCGACCTCCGTCGCACTCGTGAGCGGCGCCGTGCTTCCCGTCGCGGGTTCGGCCGCCGCCGCCCCCCAGCCACGCTCCGCCGAAGGCCGCCACGAGGCCCGGGTCGAGAGCCACGACATCACCCTGCTCACCGGGGACGTCGTGCACTTCGTGGACGGTCCCGGCAACCAGGACACGGTCACCGTGGACCGCCCCGAGGGTGCGACGGGCGGTGTCCACGTCCAGCAGGCGGGCGAGGACCTGTACGTCCTGCCCGACGAGGCCACCGCGCTGCTCGCGGCCGGAAAGCTGGACCGGCGGCTGTTCAACGTCTCGGCCCTGGTGAAGATGGGGTACGACGACAGCTCCACCGGCGGCATCCCGCTGATCGCCACCTACCCGGCGAGCAGGGCCACGTCACTGCCCGCGGCCCCGCGCGGGGCGAAGAAGGTCCGCACGCTCGAATCCATCCACGGCGCCGCGCTGAAGGCAGACAAGGACGAGGCCCGCTCCTTCTGGAGCGACATCGTCCGCACGGAGAAGGCCCGTTCGCTGGACAACGGCATCGCCGGGCTGTGGCTCGACGGCCGCTCGGAGGCGCTGCTCAAGGAGTCGGTGCCGCAGGTCAACGCCCCGCAGGCATGGGCCGCCGGATTCGACGGCAAGGGCACCAAGGTCGCGGTCCTGGACACCGGCATCGACGCCGACCACCCCGACGTCAAGGACCGGATCGCCGGCTCCCGGAGCTTCGTGCCCGGTGAGGAGGTCGACGACAAGAACGGCCACGGCACGCATGTCGCGTCCACCATCGCCGGTTCGGGTGCCGCTTCCGAGGGCGCCAACAAGGGCGTCGCGCCGTCCGCGGACCTCCTCGTCGGCAAGGTTCTCAGCGACGAGGGATCCGGTGCGGACTCGGGGATCATCGAAGCCATGGAGTGGGCGAAGGCGGAGGGCGCCGATGTCGTCTCCATGAGTCTCGGCTCGCCGGTGCCGGACGATGGGTCCGACCCGATGTCGCAGGCCGTGAACGCCCTGTCGGCCGACGGCGGTCCGCTGTTCGTGATCGCCGCGGGCAACGCCTACGGCGCGGGCACCATCGGCTCACCCGGCTCGGCCGAGAAGGCCCTCACCATCGCGGCCGTCGACAAGCGGGACGGCCGCGCGGACTTCTCCTCCATGGGCCCGCTCGTCAGGTCCCACGGGCTCAAGCCCGACCTGTCCGCCCCCGGCGTCGACATCAACGCGGCGGCCTCGCAGTCGGTCCCCGGCATCGAGGGCATGTACCAGTCGATGTCGGGTACGTCGATGGCCACCCCGCATGTCGCGGGCGCCGCGGCGATCCTGAAGCAGCGTCACCCGGACTGGTCCGGCCAGCGCATCAAGGACGCGCTGATGAGCTCGTCCAAGGCGCTGCCCGGCTACACCCCGTACGAGCAGGGCACCGGGCGGCTGGACGTGAAGGCGGCGATCGACACGACGGTCGAGGCCACCGGCTCCGTCGCGGTCGCCTCGTACGACTGGCCGCACAGCCCGGCCGATCCGGTCTCCGAGCGGACCATCACCTACCGCAACACGGGGGACAAGGACGTCACGCTCAGCCTGGCCACCGACACGGACTCCGGCGCGTACACCCTGTCCACCTCCACGCTGACCGTCCCGGCGGGCTCCACCGCCCAGGCCGTGCTGTCGCTGGACCCGTCCGAGGCCGCCAACAACACCCAGTTCTCCGGCCAGGTCCTCGCCAAGGACGTGGCGGGCACCGTCGTCGCGCACACCGGCTTCGCGCTCCACAAGGAGCAGGAGCTGTACGACCTGACCCTGGAGCTCCGCGACCGCGCGGGCAAGCCGATGGACGGACAGGTCGTCTTCGCCGCGCTCGGCGACCCGCAGCTGAATGTCGTCAATGTCTCGGGTGACACGACACTGCGGCTGCCGCCGGGCAATTACACCGCCTGGACCGCCGCCGAGATCGACGGCGACCGGGCGGACTCGAAGGGCGTCGCGTTCCTCGCGGCCCCGGAGACGATCCTGAACAAGGCGACCACCGTCACCCTGGACGCCTCCAAGGCCCGCAAGGTGGGCGTGCGCACGCCCAAGGAGACCGAGACCCGCCAACTGCGGTATGACATGGCACGCACCGCCCCGGACGGCACGGTCCAGCGCGACGCGTACCAGATCCCGCTGACGTACGACCAGCTGTGGGCGAGCCCGACCGAGAAGGTCACCGAGGGCGGCTTCAGCTTCCTGACCCGCTGGCGCCAGGGCGAGGAGCTGATCGACCTCACGGCCGACGGCCATGACGTCCCGGCCTTCGTGCAGGGCGGCTCGGTCGTCGCCGAGGACAGTGAGCAGAAGCTGACCGGTGTCTTCGCCGGCAACGGCGCCGCGGCCGACTACAAGGGCCTGAACGCCAAGGGCAAGGCCGTCGTGGTCAACCGCAGCGGGTCGGTCACCCCAGCGGAGCGGCTGGCGGCCGCCCTCGCCGCGGGTGCCAAGGCGCTCTTCGTCGTCAACGACGACCGCGGGGTCGCGATGGAGTCATACGCCCCCTACGGCGAGCAGACCACCATCCCGGTCGCCTCGGTGCAGAAGACCGCGGGCGAGACCCTGGTCAAGGCGGCGCAGCGCGGCAAGAAGCTCTCCGTCGACCAGAAGAAGTTCGCCGACTACGTCTACGACCTGGTCGACCGGCACGACGGCGCGATCCCGGACCGCTCGCTGGCCTTCGCCCCGTCGGCCCGGCAGCTGGCGAAGGTGGAGAACACCTTCTACGGCCACAAGGCCGCGCTCGGCGCCGGATACCGCTACGACATCCCGGACTACGGGCCCGGCGTCGGCTTCGAGGAGTACGAGAGCTTCCCGGGCACCCGCACCGAGTGGGTCACCCCGCTTCCGGGCGACTCCTTCTGGTACGAGAACCACTCGGTGCTCAACGCCGAGGCCTCCGACCGGGCGCACGAGATGCGCAGCGCGGAGCTGGACTACAAGGCGGGCAGGACCTACCGCGACGAGTGGTTCGCCCCGGTGACCGGCCCCCGTCTCGGCACCGGCTACTGGGGGCCGTTCCGTACCGCCCGCAACGACATCCAGTTCAACATCACGCCGTGGACCGACTCGGGCGAGGGGCACTCCGGCTCGATGGAGAACGAGTACGACACCACCTCGTACGGCTTCTACCAGGGCGACAAGCTGATCAGGAAGGGCGCGGGCCGGGCCGGATACGCCGGGGACCTGTCGGCGGAGAAGCTGCCGTACCGCCTGGTGATCGACTCCGTCCGGGACGCCGGGACCTGGAAGACCTCGACGCGTACGCACACCGAGTGGAACTTCGTCTCGGGTGCCCTGGACGAGAACGGGCCGCAGCAGGCGGACATCCCGCTGCTTCAGCTGGACTACGACGTGGACACCGACCTGGCCGGTGACGTCAAGGCCGGCAAGTGGACCGAGGTCGGTCTGGAGGCCGGTACCCAGGCGTGGCTGGACGGCGCCGTGAAGGCGACCAGGGCCTCGTTGTCGGTCAGCTACGACGAGGGCGCGTCCTGGAGCGCGGCGGAGCTGCGCAAGGGCTCGTCGGGCGAGTGGACCGCGAAGTTCAGGACGCCGAAGAAGGGTGCCGCCTCGGTTTCCCTCAAGGTGCACGCGGAGGGCCCCGGTGGCCTGGCCGTCGACCAGGAGATCATCAGGGCCTTCGGCCTCAAGTGA